A single Brassica rapa cultivar Chiifu-401-42 chromosome A04, CAAS_Brap_v3.01, whole genome shotgun sequence DNA region contains:
- the LOC103863633 gene encoding uncharacterized protein LOC103863633 isoform X2 codes for MSLSSESSVPTVRTVTVSYSELKDSSIDLSAKIEQGFGPNGLGILTVKDVPGYSVLRQSLLRLAPKLAGLSEEVKRELEDSHSRYNFGWSHGKEKLESGKLDMLKGSYYANPLQDVPTSDSSEMQRYPWYCGSNIWPRNSLPELEGAFKALGKLMFEVGLMVAYHCDLYVSKGTKQHEMQNLENILLGSRCHKGRLLYYFPAQDTTTQNSDSISSWCGWHTDHGSLTGLTRAIFSRNSVEVPCPDPASGLYIRTRSGQVVKVVYGEDEIAYQIGETTAILSRGYLCATPHCVRAPHGEEARGLERSTFALFMQPDWDQKLTFPKEVTIHEHVPLSNGVLTFGEYTEKLLNIYYDTKP; via the exons ATGTCTCTCTCGTCGGAATCATCCGTTCCTACTGTTAGAACCGTCACCGTATCCTACTCCGAGCTCAAG GACAGCAGCATAGATTTGTCTGCAAAGATTGAACAAGGATTCGGACCCAATGGACTTGGAATTCTTACGGTTAAAGAT gttCCAGGGTATTCTGTTTTACGTCAGAGTCTACTTCGTCTTGCACCTAA GTTAGCTGGTCTTTCTGAAGAGGTGAAGAGGGAGCTTGAAGATTCACATAGTAG GTACAATTTTGGTTGGAGTCATGGCAAGGAGAAGCTTGAATCTGGCAAGCTTG ACATGTTGAAGGGTTCTTATTATGCTAATCCTTTACAAGATGTACCCACAAGTGATTCCTCTGAAATGCAACG GTATCCATGGTATTGTGGATCAAACATATGGCCAAGAAATTCTTTGCCTGAACTCGAAGGAG CTTTCAAAGCTCTTGGTAAACTGATGTTCGAAGTTGGGCTGATGGTAGCTTACCACTGTGATCTATATG TGTCAAAGGGTACAAAACAACATGAAATGCAAAATCTTGAAAATATACTACTTGGCTCTCGGtgtcacaaaggacgtctgCTTTACTATTTTCCGGCACAGGATAC CACTACGCAGAACAGCGATTCCATCTCATCTTGGTGTGGATGGCATACAGACCATGGTTCACTCACAG GTCTTACTCGTGCAATATTTTCAAGAAATTCAGTGGAAGTACCTTGCCCTGATCCTGCTTCTGGCTTATACATAAGAACACGGTCGGGTCAAGTCGTTAAG GTTGTGTATGGGGAAGATGAAATAGCATACCAAATAGGCGAGACAACAGCGATTCTGTCAAGGGGTTATCTTTGTGCTACACCTCATTGTGTACGG GCACCACACGGAGAGGAGGCTCGTGGTCTAGAGCGATCGACATTTGCACTGTTCATGCAACCTGACTG GGATCAAAAGCTTACATTCCCAAAGGAAGTGACAATCCATGAACATGTACCTCTTTCTAATGGCGTCTTGACGTTTGGAGAGTATACAGAGAAGCTGCTCAACATATACTACGATACAAAACCATAG
- the LOC103863633 gene encoding uncharacterized protein LOC103863633 isoform X1: MSLSSESSVPTVRTVTVSYSELKDSSIDLSAKIEQGFGPNGLGILTVKDVPGYSVLRQSLLRLAPKLAGLSEEVKRELEDSHSRYNFGWSHGKEKLESGKLDMLKGSYYANPLQDVPTSDSSEMQRYPWYCGSNIWPRNSLPELEGAFKALGKLMFEVGLMVAYHCDLYVSKGTKQHEMQNLENILLGSRCHKGRLLYYFPAQDTSTTQNSDSISSWCGWHTDHGSLTGLTRAIFSRNSVEVPCPDPASGLYIRTRSGQVVKVVYGEDEIAYQIGETTAILSRGYLCATPHCVRAPHGEEARGLERSTFALFMQPDWDQKLTFPKEVTIHEHVPLSNGVLTFGEYTEKLLNIYYDTKP; encoded by the exons ATGTCTCTCTCGTCGGAATCATCCGTTCCTACTGTTAGAACCGTCACCGTATCCTACTCCGAGCTCAAG GACAGCAGCATAGATTTGTCTGCAAAGATTGAACAAGGATTCGGACCCAATGGACTTGGAATTCTTACGGTTAAAGAT gttCCAGGGTATTCTGTTTTACGTCAGAGTCTACTTCGTCTTGCACCTAA GTTAGCTGGTCTTTCTGAAGAGGTGAAGAGGGAGCTTGAAGATTCACATAGTAG GTACAATTTTGGTTGGAGTCATGGCAAGGAGAAGCTTGAATCTGGCAAGCTTG ACATGTTGAAGGGTTCTTATTATGCTAATCCTTTACAAGATGTACCCACAAGTGATTCCTCTGAAATGCAACG GTATCCATGGTATTGTGGATCAAACATATGGCCAAGAAATTCTTTGCCTGAACTCGAAGGAG CTTTCAAAGCTCTTGGTAAACTGATGTTCGAAGTTGGGCTGATGGTAGCTTACCACTGTGATCTATATG TGTCAAAGGGTACAAAACAACATGAAATGCAAAATCTTGAAAATATACTACTTGGCTCTCGGtgtcacaaaggacgtctgCTTTACTATTTTCCGGCACAGGATAC CAGCACTACGCAGAACAGCGATTCCATCTCATCTTGGTGTGGATGGCATACAGACCATGGTTCACTCACAG GTCTTACTCGTGCAATATTTTCAAGAAATTCAGTGGAAGTACCTTGCCCTGATCCTGCTTCTGGCTTATACATAAGAACACGGTCGGGTCAAGTCGTTAAG GTTGTGTATGGGGAAGATGAAATAGCATACCAAATAGGCGAGACAACAGCGATTCTGTCAAGGGGTTATCTTTGTGCTACACCTCATTGTGTACGG GCACCACACGGAGAGGAGGCTCGTGGTCTAGAGCGATCGACATTTGCACTGTTCATGCAACCTGACTG GGATCAAAAGCTTACATTCCCAAAGGAAGTGACAATCCATGAACATGTACCTCTTTCTAATGGCGTCTTGACGTTTGGAGAGTATACAGAGAAGCTGCTCAACATATACTACGATACAAAACCATAG